The genomic DNA attttattgatcaacttaatgctcaataaaacttttcaattgtaaCAGAAGCTTTGGATGTAATCcatgattacaattatgaataataaattatattttacttaataatgattaaattattatccgcGAAACatagatagtaaattttcatcattaatttgtatattttttcctattgttagtttataatttagacaattttaacggaggcttataacgggttCTCTAGTACGTAACTCTTTAGAGTGATTAAGTGGGGAAGCTGCTTGGACTCAGTAACTCCCGATTGAGGAGAAGAGGCTTATGATGGATAATcgactgcaaaaaaaaaattaaataaataattgtacaaGTACTtggtaatatttttcatactattgttataaattttatataattatatacattaataaaaaaaagaatatagtaaatttaataaacaaagtGTATTACTCTGGCAGCATATCAGCCAACTTAGCCCGCGCCTCTTTGCCTCGTAAAATAgcttgtttaaataatttacaatataattCGATAGCTACTGGAGTATCGTCATTACCAGGAACTGGATAAGTCACTAAATTTGGATTGCAATTAGTATCAACAATTCCTACGGTGGGTATACACATCTTAGCGCTGTCACGTACTGCATTACTCTGATGAAGAACGTCATTGAGTGTATTCATTAAAATACACAAATCCGGAAGTCGTGTTATGGCTCCATACTTTTTTGTcgaatctgtaaaaattccaTCCCTCCAAAAACGTGTATGAGAAAATTCTTTGCACTCGATCGCTGTTTTTTCAACCAAATGTGTTATTTGTGGGTTACGAGCgacaaacaaaataattccATTACGAAATGCAATATGAGCGGTAAAATTAAGCGCTTCGCGTAACAAGACAGCGGTTTTATCAAGATCAAATATGAGATAATCAAGTCGTGATCCAAATATAAATGGTCTCATTCTGTCATCAAGTGATCCTATTTTATGCCCATAATGTACTCGTGCATCGAATAAATCTTTTACAGTAAACAGTTGATGTACTCCGAAAAAATCTGGATGTTTTAGTGGATCAATTGTTggaatatctaaaaaaaaaaataataatgaattagtaattgacatatttatattaaatgcaAAGTATTGAGTAGACAACAGCGTCAATGACAACGGCTGCAATCAGTTAACGCggcgataatttttattactatagactcaataatttatttatttatttataatatagggtaagagcaccagtacccagcccctAACCAGTAGCCAACCGGTCATATACTTTAACAttggctcaaaatatatatagatataatttaacatgagGTGGCTGGCTACTGGTTTGGGGCTGagtactggtgctcttaccctatttctataattatcTGGAACTACTGAATAAATACAAagtatttaattgaaatttaccCAAGTAACACATGCTCGAGCAAGATTTTTGTGCCAGTGCCTTGATCACAACCCTAGTCATCAGTGTCTTTTTCTATGTATGGGTCTTGCGCAAGATGTAGCAAGAAATCATTATCAAGACTTGTACATGACTTGCTCAAGACATTGTACACAAGAATATTGAAGATACGGTGCAGTTTAAGGCTCGACGAATTaaagaattctaattaatttttgaatatttatgggacTCGAATGATAAAAATCTTCCGAGGAAGTTCGTCTTCTGCTTTTTGTCGGAAGCTAAGAAATTCgctgttatgataattatttaataaataattaattagaattcttaaattcgagatttcgttaggtgcggcccagccTTCAAAGTTTCTGAcgcatttcttgcaccaaTAACTTACTCAAGATCTGCCCAAGGCTCAAAATTGGACCTGAACCTTGAGTAGATCTTAAGCAAGCCATGTGCAACTATTTTTAACTATAGTCTTTCTCCAGAATCGAGTTATAATCTGGCACGAATTTATTGTGTAAGACTTGCACTAGACTTGCTATTGAAATCTGGCCACAAGTATCTGCTGCAAGACACATAGGAAAAGACACTAACGTCTATCGAACTTGAGAGAAGACTTGCTCAAGCCTTGAGCATGATTGTTTTATGGGATAatcaatagaaaatatttttctaattaaagtAAACATTAAATTACTTTAAGATTTAACCTTCTTTTTCAAGGCAGATAATATGATTGATTCTCCAGAAATATTTTCAGATATAAAGTTCAACACCCCGAATAAAAATCTAAGAGAAAATAGATTTTTAGAAGTACCATACTCCAATAAGTCATTTATACAAAACGGACCCAGGAATAGAATATTTTGACTAGTCAATGAATACTCAAAAACTAAATTTCTTTGGTGGGTCTcttaattcattcaaaaagtCAATTCAAGTGGAAATGCAAACCAAAGTGAAAGCGAGTCCAACaattaagaataattagaatattcaaatactttgttattttttttttagtaatttattcCTCAAGATCATCTGCTATttattgtagttttttttttgttttattcacACTGTGATAACGCAAATGTAACTGTCAAATTAGTAAATTACTGAAagcgaaaattaataaataaataaataaaaattttaaattgccaTGGACAACTCGGgtaagtataaatttaatttttaaatatttaaattatttaaagtttgataataaaataattaaaaattatatatattttttgcttataaatttaataaaatggatTAATGTCCGATGaccaaattaacaataaatgcTGATtgttaaatagttttttaaatgagtaattaattgataatcatTGAGgatttaattatacataaaacatttaaaaaattgttattatttgaattaattgttGACATaagaattcaattaattagaAACTAACGAATAATGTTACTTGATACTGTACCATTTGGATTCATAGATTGAGTTTCCGATTCACTTTGACTAGGAAGAGGATCAGCTtgtgtagaaaaatttttcacacgtGAACATGAtcccaaaaatttgaaacctagggctggtaaaaaataaaaggttaCAACAAtgctaattaaataaacaaactttAAATAGTAACATTACCTTTCTTTGATACTTTGATTGAGTGACCCAACATAGTTgatctattattttaaacactttcacaacaaaatttaaaactctgaattctcaattaattaattgtcataATACAATTTAATGTTCACCGACCGGTCAGCACATGGACCAGGGGTTGTTTCTGTTTCTAAAAAATAGTCGCTGGTCTCACAACAAATTTAATCATCGATCAGAACATTTATAAGCAGTGAATactcttatatataattttatgaggtTATTAAAGTTCTTATGATTATCGACAAGTGgtacaaaagttatttttgagGACATCCTCAGACAGTGCCtcccattttttaaaaatattgaattactttcaactgtcagttgtattaaaattttattaattaattaattaacaaaaaattacttacagctGACATCAATTAGaagttaaatgaaatttggTGAATAAACTTTAGCTTCTTATAATTTGacgttttaaatttgaatattgatatgaagattttactgaaatttattttccaagtTTCGTTTAACTTCAAATTGAcatcaactgtaagtaattttt from Microplitis mediator isolate UGA2020A chromosome 7, iyMicMedi2.1, whole genome shotgun sequence includes the following:
- the LOC130671530 gene encoding 28S ribosomal protein S2, mitochondrial isoform X1, with the translated sequence MLGHSIKVSKKALGFKFLGSCSRVKNFSTQADPLPSQSESETQSMNPNDIPTIDPLKHPDFFGVHQLFTVKDLFDARVHYGHKIGSLDDRMRPFIFGSRLDYLIFDLDKTAVLLREALNFTAHIAFRNGIILFVARNPQITHLVEKTAIECKEFSHTRFWRDGIFTDSTKKYGAITRLPDLCILMNTLNDVLHQSNAVRDSAKMCIPTVGIVDTNCNPNLVTYPVPGNDDTPVAIELYCKLFKQAILRGKEARAKLADMLPDRLSIISLFSSIGSY
- the LOC130671530 gene encoding 28S ribosomal protein S2, mitochondrial isoform X2 produces the protein MLGHSIKVSKKALGFKFLGSCSRVKNFSTQADPLPSQSESETQSMNPNDIPTIDPLKHPDFFGVHQLFTVKDLFDARVHYGHKIGSLDDRMRPFIFGSRLDYLIFDLDKTAVLLREALNFTAHIAFRNGIILFVARNPQITHLVEKTAIECKEFSHTRFWRDGIFTDSTKKYGAITRLPDLCILMNTLNDVLHQSNAVRDSAKMCIPTVGIVDTNCNPNLVTYPVPGNDDTPVAIELYCKLFKQAILRGKEARAKLADMLPE